TAAACTCCTTAGGTTCCAATGTGTTTCCACCAAAAGAAATGGAGGTAATACCATTTACTAAAATGGCAGATTATGCACTTAAAAGAGCGGATTTAGAAAGTAAAAGTTATCGTTCAGAACATATCAATACCGTTCATTTACTATTGGGTATTCTTTACAAAATGGAAGACCCTACAACCCAAATTCTAGAAAGTTATGATGTGGACTATGAGGCGGTTACTAAAGAATATCGCACAATGTTGGAGCAAAACGGGATTTTGCCTAAAATGAGTAGTGCCTATGACGATAATGAAGAAAGAGAGAGTTTTGGGCAATCTAATAAACCGACTAGTAATATCGGAACTGCAAAAAGTAAAACACCTACCTTAGATAATTTCGGTAGAGATTTAACGGCTTTAGCTAAAGAAGGAAGGCTAGACCCAGTAATTGGCAGAGAAAAAGAGATTGAACGAGTATCACAAATTCTGTCCAGAAGAAAGAAAAATAATCCACTTCTCATTGGGGAGCCTGGTGTGGGGAAATCTGCTATTGCGGAAGGTTTGGCATTAAGGATACATCAGAAAAGAGTTTCTCGTGTGTTGTATAACAAGCGTGTAATTACCTTAGATTTAGCTAGTTTGGTGGCAGGGACTAAGTACAGAGGTCAGTTTGAGGAAAGAATGAAAGCAATTATGACAGAGCTTGAAAAAAATAGAGATGTCATTTTGTTCATAGACGAGTTGCATACTATTGTAGGAGCGGGAGGTTCTACGGGAAGTTTAGATGCGTCTAATATGTTCAAACCTGCGTTGGCAAGGGGAGAAATACAATGCATTGGAGCCACTACTTTAGATGAATATAGACAGCATATAGAGAAAGATGGTGCTTTGGAAAGGCGTTTCCAAAAAGTAATGGTAGAGCCGACTTCCATAGAAGAAACCATTCAGATTTTGTATCAAATTAAAGATAAGTACGAAGAACATCACAATGTAATTTATACAGATGATGCCATCAAGGCTTGTGTTAATCTTACTTCTAGATACATCACAGATAGATTTTTACCAGACAAAGCCATAGATGCTATGGATGAAGCGGGTTCTAGGGTTTACATTAAAAATATGAAAGTCCCTACCGAACTTGTAGATTTTGAAGCCAAAATAGAAGAAGTTAAAGACCTTAAACAAAAAGCAGTTAAGGCTCAAGACTATCTAGAAGCGAGAAGGCTTAAAGATGAAGAAGAGCGTTTACAGATAGAGCTTAATTTGGTTCAGGAAGAATGGGATAGACATGTAAAAGAGATGAAAGAAACGGTTACGGAGGAGAATGTAGCAGAAGTAGTATCAATGATGAGTGGCGTTCCTGTAACTAAAGTCGGCAAAAATGAACTTGATAAACTTGCCGAAATGGACAAAAATCTTAATGGCAAGGTAATCGGTCAAGAAGAAGCCGTTAAAAAAGTAGTAAAATCTATCCAAAGAAATAGAACAGGACTAAAAGACCCTAACCGACCTATTGGTACTTTTATTTTCCTAGGAACTACAGGAGTTGGTAAAACAGAGTTAGCAAAAGTAATGGCGAAAGAATTGTTCAACTCCGAAGATGCACTCATAAGAATAGATATGAGCGAATATATGGAGAAATTTGCGGTGTCTAGACTTGTAGGTGCGCCTCCAGGATATGTGGGTTACGAAGAAGGCGGACAACTTACAGAAGCTGTTAGAAGAAAGCCTTATTCGGTAGTGCTTTTAGATGAGATAGAAAAAGCTCATTCTGATGTATTTAATCTATTGTTACAGATTTTAGATGAAGGGTTCGTAACCGATAGTTTGGGTAGAAAAATAGACTTTAGAAACACGATTGTAATTCTGACCTCTAACATTGGTACTCGCCAACTGAAAGACTTTGGTGATGGTGTAGGCTTCGGAACTTCGGCAAAGAAATCCAGCACCGATGCTCACGCAAGAAGCACGATAGAATCGGCTCTTAAAAAGGCATTTGCTCCAGAGTTTTTAAATAGAATAGATGATATTATTATTTTCAACGCTTTAGAG
The genomic region above belongs to Riemerella anatipestifer and contains:
- a CDS encoding ATP-dependent Clp protease ATP-binding subunit; protein product: MMSNKFSGGLDKVLKASAKEAKRLESEFLNTEHLLLGIIKTDNSAKEILQNLQVDLTQIRRKIEALNSLGSNVFPPKEMEVIPFTKMADYALKRADLESKSYRSEHINTVHLLLGILYKMEDPTTQILESYDVDYEAVTKEYRTMLEQNGILPKMSSAYDDNEERESFGQSNKPTSNIGTAKSKTPTLDNFGRDLTALAKEGRLDPVIGREKEIERVSQILSRRKKNNPLLIGEPGVGKSAIAEGLALRIHQKRVSRVLYNKRVITLDLASLVAGTKYRGQFEERMKAIMTELEKNRDVILFIDELHTIVGAGGSTGSLDASNMFKPALARGEIQCIGATTLDEYRQHIEKDGALERRFQKVMVEPTSIEETIQILYQIKDKYEEHHNVIYTDDAIKACVNLTSRYITDRFLPDKAIDAMDEAGSRVYIKNMKVPTELVDFEAKIEEVKDLKQKAVKAQDYLEARRLKDEEERLQIELNLVQEEWDRHVKEMKETVTEENVAEVVSMMSGVPVTKVGKNELDKLAEMDKNLNGKVIGQEEAVKKVVKSIQRNRTGLKDPNRPIGTFIFLGTTGVGKTELAKVMAKELFNSEDALIRIDMSEYMEKFAVSRLVGAPPGYVGYEEGGQLTEAVRRKPYSVVLLDEIEKAHSDVFNLLLQILDEGFVTDSLGRKIDFRNTIVILTSNIGTRQLKDFGDGVGFGTSAKKSSTDAHARSTIESALKKAFAPEFLNRIDDIIIFNALEKEDIKKIIDLELNKLYQRLSKLGYTVSLTEEAKDFIAEKGWDKDFGARPLKRAVQKYIEDLLAELLVTKQLSEGESVVLKLNEAKDALEKQN